In Erigeron canadensis isolate Cc75 chromosome 1, C_canadensis_v1, whole genome shotgun sequence, a single window of DNA contains:
- the LOC122584837 gene encoding uncharacterized protein LOC122584837, which translates to MPIVLNIWSPNSNMMKSDLKNVPVWVKLHDVPMVAYTDDGLNMLLSKVGNPKHIDLYTSTMCIDAWGRNSYARAMVELDASHPLKENIVLAIPNLIDEGYTKNNIRVEYEWSPPRCSGCCVFGHSDTQCPLVVTEVKKADKKVVDDGFELVKSKKKAKQGFPIPKPKQKVVYRPVPNNNVNGQTVLNTKNNKGGDKPSTSTVQTSNTFGVLSADDDQIDSSNEFGEMQSGIE; encoded by the coding sequence ATGCCTATTGTCTTGAATATATggtcaccaaacagtaatatgATGAAATCGGACTTGAAGAATGTTCCAGTTTGGGTTAAATTGCATGACGTGCCAATGGTAGCATACACTGATGATGGGCTGAATATGTTATTATCTAAGGTTGGTAACCCTAAACATATAGATTTGTACACCTCTACAATGTGTATAGATGCATGGGGAAGAAACAGCTATGCCAGAGCTATGGTTGAGCTGGATGCGTCTCATCCATTGAAAGAAAATATAGTTTTAGCTATCCCCAACCTGATTGATGAAGGAtacacaaaaaataatattagagTTGAGTACGAATGGTCACCTCCTAGGTGTTCTGGTTGCTGTGTATTCGGTCATTCTGATACACAGTGTCCATTGGTGGTGACAGAAGTGAAAAAAGCTGATAAAAAAGTGGTTGATGATGGTTTCGAATTGGTCAAGTCCAAGAAGAAAGCTAAACAAGGGTTTCCAATTCCAAAACCTAAGCAAAAGGTTGTATATCGACCTGTTCCAAATAATAACGTGAATGGTCAGACTGTATTAAATACTAAGAATAATAAAGGTGGTGATAAACCGAGTACAAGTACTGTTCAAACCAGCAATACTTTTGGAGTCCTCAGTGCCGATGATGATCAAATAGATTCATCAAATGAATTTGGGGAGATGCAATCAGGGATTGAATAG